In one Deltaproteobacteria bacterium genomic region, the following are encoded:
- a CDS encoding aspartate kinase, whose protein sequence is MQLIVQKYGGTSVGTAERIRAVAERVTATHQAGNQVVVTVSAMAGETNRLLGLAREVSPDPQPREVDVLLATGEQAAVALLAMALRDLGTPAQSFLGHQIRIATDSVFGKARIKRIDADNLLQVARGGTVAVVAGFQGVDENENITTLGRGGGDTTAVAVAAAVKADVCEIYTDVEGVFTTDPRICPGARKLARISFDEMLELASLGAKVLQIRAVEFAKRYQVPLHVRSSFSNAEGTWVVPEEHGMEDVLVSGVTLDRDESKITLRHVPDRPGLAMKVFGPIAAANIVVDMIIQNASADGFTDLTFTVPRTDFQQALGIVEQLAREVGAGGVATATDVAKVSIVGLGMRSHAGVAAKMFEVLSHEGINIQMISTSEIKVSVVIEAKYAELAVRVLHEALVERGLASEVPA, encoded by the coding sequence ATGCAATTGATCGTGCAGAAATACGGCGGCACGTCCGTCGGTACCGCCGAGCGCATCCGTGCAGTGGCGGAGCGGGTGACGGCCACGCACCAGGCTGGCAACCAAGTCGTGGTCACGGTCTCCGCGATGGCCGGGGAGACCAATCGCTTGCTGGGGTTGGCGCGAGAGGTGTCGCCCGACCCGCAGCCGCGCGAGGTCGATGTGCTGCTCGCCACCGGCGAGCAGGCGGCGGTGGCGCTGCTGGCGATGGCGCTGCGCGATCTCGGCACCCCGGCCCAGTCATTTCTCGGACATCAGATTCGCATCGCCACCGACAGTGTGTTCGGAAAAGCTCGCATCAAACGCATCGATGCGGACAACCTGCTGCAAGTCGCACGCGGCGGCACCGTGGCGGTGGTCGCCGGCTTTCAAGGCGTGGACGAGAACGAGAATATCACCACGCTTGGCCGCGGCGGCGGTGACACCACGGCGGTGGCCGTGGCGGCGGCGGTGAAGGCGGATGTGTGCGAGATCTACACGGACGTGGAGGGCGTGTTCACCACCGATCCGCGGATCTGCCCGGGCGCGCGCAAGCTGGCGCGCATCTCGTTCGATGAGATGTTGGAGCTGGCGAGCCTTGGCGCCAAGGTGTTGCAGATCCGCGCGGTGGAGTTTGCCAAGCGCTACCAGGTGCCGTTGCACGTGCGTTCGAGTTTCTCGAATGCCGAAGGCACCTGGGTCGTACCGGAGGAACATGGAATGGAAGACGTTCTGGTGTCGGGAGTGACCCTCGATCGCGATGAGAGCAAGATCACGCTGCGCCATGTGCCGGATCGTCCGGGCCTAGCGATGAAGGTGTTCGGACCGATCGCGGCGGCGAACATCGTCGTCGACATGATTATCCAGAACGCGAGCGCGGACGGCTTCACTGACCTCACGTTTACCGTGCCGCGCACGGATTTTCAGCAGGCGCTGGGCATTGTCGAGCAGCTCGCGCGCGAGGTGGGCGCCGGCGGCGTGGCCACCGCCACCGACGTGGCGAAGGTGTCGATCGTCGGCCTCGGCATGCGCAGCCACGCGGGCGTGGCTGCGAAGATGTTCGAAGTGTTGTCGCACGAAGGCATCAACATTCAGATGATCTCCACGTCGGAGATCAAGGTGTCGGTGGTGATCGAGGCGAAGTACGCCGAGTTGGCGGTGCGCGTGCTGCACGAGGCGCTGGTCGAGCGCGGGCTTGCCAGCGAG